The nucleotide window aataatgtacAAGATACTTATACAGATGATGTGAAATATAATAGTGATACACCCACCAATAAACTTACGGATAATGAATGGAATCGACTGAAACAAAATTTTATCTCacaatatttaaataatataggACCTGATGTACAATTAAATAATGCGTTAcaatcatataatattccCAAGCATATCCAGCCTGatattatacataataatatggaaGAAAAACCTTTTATTACATCCATTCAAGatagaaaattatatagtGATGATGGCGATATTGTTAGTTATAATATAGATTGGAATATTCCcgaaaatattaataggACTATCAATATCATGAATGATCCAAAATATGTTTCATCAAATGATCAATATACTGGAATTGATTTAATTAATGattctttaaataattatgaacaTATTGATATTTATGATGAGTTgttaaaaagaaaagaaaatgaaatatttgGAACAAAACATCCCAAAAATACAACAACAAATAGTGTTGTAAAAGAAACATATAGTGACCCTATACTTAACCAACTGGatttatttcataaatGGCTTGATAGACATAGAGATATGTGTAACCAATGGAATAATAAGGAAGATATTTTGAGCAAATTAAAAGATGAGTGgaataatgaaaataaagaacATCTATTGTATACATCATCAACTCatgatgatattaataCAATTAATAACGAACATGTATTGTATACATCAACTATtgatgatattaataaaattaatgatgaaaaatataatatgattaaTGCAAACACACAAATAAATCATGAAGGTAATGATAAAACAACTCTTGAACATCTTGGATCAACAAATATTTCACCCAATGATCTTACAACAACAAATACGAATGTTCAAACAAAGAATTTACGCACAAATATATCTATGGATATACATtttgatgaaaataataataatgtgtTAACCACTGATGTAAAAAGGAAAGAAAATCATTTGGAAAATTCGTACAATTTTTGAGgatattgaaaataattaacATGAACAATATGTTgagaataataattcaattgataatgaagaaaattatatgaatttaaaaaGGTTTGTTTctagataatatattaataaaaaattaaaataaaaacttattccaatatataatatatccaatatataaaatatatctatataacaaattatttatttatttttttttttttatttttttttctttgttttttaattagtatctttttttgtatttataatgttaagatatatacttacattatataaaaacaaaatattttaaatatttaatgCACAGATTATAAATTTCAAaatttgataataataataaaatatattaatttttttttttttggtttttttttttggttttttttcttttgtattcttaatattaatttttatcattattagtatgttatatttatttatgaaaaatttatatatatagtgCTAATATTATAAGACTTTAATAATCAAATGGTAATTATACaaaattattcaaatatatatattccatTTCAATATCATACGTAATATAAACCATAAGGTTTAAtgtaattttatttttacttgtaataaaaaaaaaaaaaaaagaaaaaaacctaataattattagctatttaaaaacaaaaaactaatatatatacataatcattattttaaagttcatttttttttaaaaattataccTTACTTTCAATAATATTTGTCgtatattcttataattccttaatattatatataatattaaacatatattataaaaataaattaaaaagatatttttcttttttttaattttctaatacacatattttattgatATATCTCCAATTATTATACtgtaaaagaaaataattttctttttttttataattaaaaatatatatatatattattttgcgataatttaaaattattattttatctaatttatattttaattattccataggataaataaaaatttatatatgtatacataaATTAATGTTCAatcaattttattaaaaatatgaaaaaatgtataaaataaaataaaataaaaaaatatccacacacacacacacatatatatatataaatgtgaattaaatatattattaagCCAATCAACAAATATCGATGACGTTATATACTTTATTATATGCCTCA belongs to Plasmodium gaboni strain SY75 chromosome Unknown, whole genome shotgun sequence and includes:
- a CDS encoding putative EMP1-like protein, which translates into the protein LSSESEYEEVDINDIYPYKSPKYKTLIEVVLKPSTNNNVQDTYTDDVKYNSDTPTNKLTDNEWNRLKQNFISQYLNNIGPDVQLNNALQSYNIPKHIQPDIIHNNMEEKPFITSIQDRKLYSDDGDIVSYNIDWNIPENINRTINIMNDPKYVSSNDQYTGIDLINDSLNNYEHIDIYDELLKRKENEIFGTKHPKNTTTNSVVKETYSDPILNQLDLFHKWLDRHRDMCNQWNNKEDILSKLKDEWNNENKEHLLYTSSTHDDINTINNEHVLYTSTIDDINKINDEKYNMINANTQINHEGNDKTTLEHLGSTNISPNDLTTTNTNVQTKNLRTNISMDIHFDENNNNVLTTDVKRKENHLENSYNF